In Candidatus Cloacimonadota bacterium, a single window of DNA contains:
- a CDS encoding DUF1838 family protein, whose product MRSQAICCLLLLVPALICGAEAAGLVTHINPRFTYKLDHPADWQVKELADSGWFEASSQLDKASLPNTFRVEVSPLEEEPEDFAAFMERGAAELRAELQNELPSLDPDAVRIISSQEISLGKHRAHRLDFSYPLYGALTLRAIRVRVPHQKMLYILTCSAEEIWYFEQVAPDFEAIIASFRVQRPNQDYLDNYIRARADLSGGDCVIHWQGKAYSFIPGERRKDLFDVEGYHILRAVPDERGYLLLGKEVMLFLHNQSGEVLSTWLNPVSGRNVPVLHVFNDPANMDLRFTDEYFQLLHLVLPSTPVGDQLVWHNDLFPHYPNVLSRQEYPLFSQSDTYQAADLSQYLVRQSDLEDPLLQSVPALYTFTRIYPWLPFMRMGERPGNVIITGRGRKLEGGFGDLPPWLRDYVLANAPDFARAPDAYSQPNATIWTNFKKMAEAGLIEPEKP is encoded by the coding sequence ATGCGGTCCCAAGCCATCTGCTGCCTGCTGTTGCTGGTCCCGGCCCTGATTTGTGGGGCGGAGGCCGCGGGCCTGGTCACGCACATCAATCCCAGATTCACTTACAAACTCGATCATCCGGCCGATTGGCAGGTGAAGGAACTGGCGGACAGCGGCTGGTTCGAAGCCAGTTCCCAGCTGGACAAAGCCTCGCTGCCCAACACTTTCCGGGTGGAGGTATCCCCCCTGGAGGAAGAGCCGGAGGATTTCGCGGCCTTCATGGAGCGGGGCGCCGCCGAGCTGCGCGCCGAGCTGCAAAATGAGCTTCCCTCGCTGGACCCCGACGCCGTCCGGATCATCTCTTCCCAAGAGATCAGCCTCGGCAAACACCGCGCCCACCGCCTCGATTTCAGCTATCCGCTTTACGGCGCCCTTACCCTGCGGGCCATCCGGGTGCGTGTGCCTCATCAGAAGATGCTTTACATTCTCACCTGCTCTGCCGAGGAGATCTGGTATTTCGAGCAGGTGGCCCCGGATTTCGAGGCCATCATCGCCTCCTTCCGCGTCCAGCGCCCCAACCAGGATTATCTGGACAACTACATCCGCGCCCGGGCCGACCTCTCCGGCGGGGATTGCGTCATCCACTGGCAGGGAAAGGCTTACAGCTTCATTCCCGGTGAACGGCGCAAGGACCTCTTCGATGTGGAGGGTTACCACATCCTGCGCGCGGTGCCGGATGAGCGCGGCTATCTGCTGCTGGGCAAAGAGGTGATGCTGTTTCTGCACAATCAGAGCGGCGAAGTCCTCTCCACCTGGCTGAATCCCGTCTCGGGCAGGAATGTTCCTGTGCTGCATGTATTTAACGACCCCGCGAATATGGACCTGCGCTTCACCGACGAGTATTTCCAGCTGCTGCATCTGGTGCTGCCCTCCACTCCCGTGGGCGATCAGCTGGTCTGGCACAACGACCTCTTTCCCCACTATCCGAATGTCCTTTCCCGCCAAGAGTATCCGCTCTTTTCCCAGAGCGACACCTATCAGGCGGCCGACCTTTCCCAGTACCTGGTGCGGCAAAGCGATCTGGAAGATCCTCTGCTGCAAAGCGTTCCGGCGCTCTACACCTTCACCCGGATCTATCCCTGGCTGCCTTTCATGCGCATGGGCGAACGTCCGGGAAATGTGATCATCACAGGCCGCGGACGCAAACTGGAAGGCGGTTTCGGAGACCTGCCCCCCTGGCTGCGCGACTACGTGCTGGCCAACGCCCCGGATTTCGCGCGGGCCCCGGACGCCTACAGCCAGCCCAACGCCACCATCTGGACGAACTTTAAAAAAATGGCCGAAGCCGGCTTGATCGAGCCGGAAAAGCCATGA
- a CDS encoding T9SS type A sorting domain-containing protein, which produces MKTKLILCLLLLAATLLGAQLLNPYQNMVHSSRCADGNLRLRWQDPTGLGMDTQCWYNAGGNGWQQAPTGVYSDVQMQALLPYEFGQNLRYRLRTELVLMEENLVYMHTPYLGSELFPPSVSNLGQIGTDAVGDSVTTYAPNLDLTESWFGATPTKLYSALANVPNSFPTLNSVFSYNVYMTTLSNPDTVVDTLSYAMIYSFYIADVIQPGLYKLRLGDAGLPSFTRIGNIQTMVLGGKLYMACDLADLTNDPDFGAWPNSVNALVAASLTMKLSIDPNTYALDYGIGDYSTPGILFFEDHSYQVAENTLPQCSNYWFDLMSHTFSFDYYDAEGDFPLQMELVLPDLQVLEPLPLSHDFSQPVSYSVQLPGIPDFATLRWSDNAIDIPEYLHWFVGTDDDLLPAAELSCRLPNPLRCGDPFTISLAGLSRETLSVRVYNLRGQKLGTLYEGSVAQAGLDLPWNGTLNGTGLDSGVYFLRIAQGGRSAVQRFVITK; this is translated from the coding sequence ATGAAAACTAAACTCATCCTTTGCCTGCTGCTGCTAGCGGCCACGCTGCTGGGCGCCCAGCTTTTGAATCCCTATCAAAACATGGTCCACAGCTCCCGCTGCGCCGATGGCAATCTGCGCCTGCGCTGGCAGGACCCCACCGGCCTGGGCATGGACACCCAGTGCTGGTACAACGCCGGCGGCAACGGCTGGCAACAGGCTCCCACCGGGGTTTACAGCGATGTGCAGATGCAGGCCCTGCTTCCTTACGAGTTTGGCCAGAACCTCCGCTACCGCCTGCGCACCGAACTGGTGCTCATGGAGGAGAACCTGGTTTACATGCACACGCCCTACCTCGGCTCCGAGCTCTTTCCCCCGTCCGTGTCCAACCTGGGGCAGATCGGCACCGACGCCGTGGGCGATTCCGTAACCACCTACGCCCCCAACCTCGACCTCACCGAAAGCTGGTTCGGCGCCACCCCCACCAAGCTCTATTCAGCTTTGGCCAATGTTCCAAACAGCTTTCCCACCCTCAACAGCGTCTTTTCCTACAACGTTTACATGACCACCCTTTCCAACCCCGACACCGTGGTGGACACGCTTTCCTACGCCATGATCTATTCCTTTTACATCGCCGACGTGATCCAGCCCGGGCTCTACAAACTGCGCCTGGGCGACGCCGGCCTGCCCTCCTTCACCCGCATCGGCAACATCCAAACCATGGTGCTGGGGGGAAAGCTATACATGGCCTGCGATCTGGCCGACCTGACCAATGACCCGGATTTCGGCGCCTGGCCCAATTCCGTGAACGCCCTCGTGGCCGCCAGCCTCACCATGAAACTCAGCATCGATCCCAACACCTACGCGCTTGACTACGGCATCGGCGATTACAGCACCCCGGGCATCCTCTTCTTCGAAGACCATTCCTACCAGGTGGCTGAAAACACCCTGCCGCAGTGCTCAAACTATTGGTTCGACCTGATGTCGCATACCTTCAGTTTCGACTATTACGACGCGGAGGGGGATTTCCCCCTGCAGATGGAACTGGTGCTGCCGGATCTACAGGTTTTGGAGCCCCTGCCCCTGAGCCACGACTTCAGCCAGCCCGTCTCCTATTCTGTCCAACTGCCCGGCATACCGGATTTTGCCACCCTGCGCTGGAGCGATAACGCCATCGACATTCCCGAATATCTGCACTGGTTTGTGGGCACTGATGACGACCTCTTGCCCGCGGCGGAACTCAGCTGCCGCCTGCCCAATCCGCTCCGGTGCGGCGATCCCTTCACCATCAGCCTGGCCGGGCTCTCCCGGGAAACCCTCAGCGTGCGGGTTTACAACCTGCGCGGCCAGAAACTGGGCACCCTCTACGAAGGAAGCGTGGCCCAGGCCGGTCTGGACCTGCCCTGGAACGGCACTCTGAACGGGACCGGTCTGGACAGCGGCGTCTATTTTCTGCGGATAGCGCAGGGCGGAAGGTCGGCCGTTCAGCGTTTCGTGATCACAAAATGA